The Malus sylvestris chromosome 12, drMalSylv7.2, whole genome shotgun sequence genome contains a region encoding:
- the LOC126593699 gene encoding probable aldo-keto reductase 1, whose protein sequence is MAEEKQVQVPRVKLGSQGLEVSKLGFGCMGLTGGYNSPVADEDGIAIIKHAFSKGITFFDTADVYGPHTNEVLVGKALKQLPREKVQLASKFGLVGQGNPLIISAKGTPEYVRSSCESSLKRLDVDYIDLYYYHRVDTSVPIEETMGELKKLVEEGKIKYIGLSEASPDTVRRAHAVHPITALQMEWSLWTRDIEEEIVPLCRELGIGIVPYSPLGRGFFGGKAVVESLPANSFVASQPRFTGENLDKNKNIYHRIDTIAKKHQCSTPQLALAWVLHQGIDVVPIPGTTKIKNLDTNIGSLGLKLTEEDVKEVSDAVPLDQVAGERTLGIFMALQWKFANTPPAKDSKI, encoded by the exons ATGGCAGAAGAGAAGCAAGTCCAAGTTCCAAGAGTTAAACTGGGAAGCCAAGGACTTGAG GTCTCAAAATTGGGGTTCGGATGCATGGGCCTTACCGGGGGTTACAACTCTCCTGTCGCTGATGAGGATGGTATCGCTATAATAAAGCATGCCTTCAGCAAAGGAATCACTTTCTTTGACACAGCTGATGTGTACGGACCTCATACGAACGAAGTTCTTGTTGGGAAG GCCTTGAAGCAGTTGCCAAGGGAAAAAGTTCAGTTGGCATCAAAGTTTGGTCTTGTTGGACAAGGGAATCCTCTTATTATTTCAGCAAAGGGAACTCCTGAGTATGTCCGCTCATCCTGTGAGTCTAGCTTGAAACGTCTTGACGTGGACTACATTGATCTGTATTATTACCACCGGGTGGACACTTCGGTGCCTATAGAGGAAACT ATGGGTGAGCTGAAGAAACTGGtggaagaaggaaaaataaagtatattgGGTTATCTGAAGCCAGCCCGGACACAGTAAGGAGGGCGCATGCAGTTCATCCGATCACGGCTCTGCAAATGGAGTGGTCCCTCTGGACTCGTGATATTGAGGAAGAGATTGTTCCTCTTTGCAG GGAGCTTGGCATTGGAATAGTTCCATATAGTCCACTTGGACGTGGTTTTTTCGGTGGCAAAGCAGTTGTTGAAAGTTTGCCTGCAAATAGTTTTGTG GCCTCACAGCCGCGGTTCACAGGAGAGAACTTAGACAAGAACAAGAACATTTACCATCGAATAGATACCATTGCTAAAAAGCACCAGTGCTCTACTCCTCAACTAGCACTAGCATGGGTTCTCCACCAAGGAATTGATGTCGTACCTATCCCGG GGACAACAAAGATTAAGAACCTGGATACAAACATTGGTTCCTTGGGGTTGAAGCTGACGGAAGAAGACGTGAAAGAGGTTTCTGATGCTGTACCACTCGACCAAGTAGCTGGGGAGAGAACTCTCGGAATATTCATGGCGTTGCAGTGGAAGTTTGCCAACACTCCTCCTGCAAAAGATTCCAAGATCTGA